The Solenopsis invicta isolate M01_SB chromosome 12, UNIL_Sinv_3.0, whole genome shotgun sequence genome window below encodes:
- the LOC105198319 gene encoding torsin-like protein has translation MNIVDRILVPLFIFTFLASVRCELITLGIAGALSGLGYYAYDKYKCAYQECCTDEYIHPDLDRLEYMLTAKLFGQDIARETIINALRGHYESHNSPKALVMSFHGTPGTGKNYVVQMIAKAFYKNGMQSKYFHFFNGRNDFPLQRKLDEYKENLYKVISIALQQCDRSMFVFDEVDKMPEDLLNVLVPFLDYNSYHKSTKHSESMYQNKAVFIFLSNTGSAQIVQYLTNMWERGRNREDARLQDFEKLVAEGAFNEKGGFHHSDTIQASVIDHYVPFLPLEEVHVRKCLARSFVERGFSPKEEMIEEALSHLTFGPEPHNLYSMAGCKRIEQKVASIVYRKQNVESKAIEKDRLT, from the exons ATGAACATCGTCGATCGAATTCTAGTGCCTTTGTTCATTTTTACGTTCCTCGCATCCGTACGATGCGAATTAATAACGCTTGGTATTGCTGGTGCTTTAAGCGGTTTAGGTTATTACGCGTACGACAAGTACAAATGCGCGTACCAAGAATGTTGTACGGACGAGTACATTCATCCTGATTTAGATA gattAGAATACATGCTTACTGCTAAATTATTTGGGCAAGACATTGCTCGTGAAACGATCATAAATGCATTGCGGGGCCACTATGAAAGTCATAATTCACCCAAGGCATTGGTCATGAGCTTTCATGGTACACCAGGAACTGGCAAGAACTATGTGGTACAGATGATAGCCAaagctttttataaaaatggtatGCAGAGCAagtattttcactttttcaatGGCCGTAATGATTTTCCTCTGCAACGAAAATTAGATGAGTATAAG GAAAATTTGTACAAAGTTATCTCCATTGCTCTACAACAGTGTGATAGGTCGATGTTTGTATTTGATGAAGTGGACAAAATGCCAGAGGATTTACTAAACGTTCTGGTTCCCTTTCTCGACTACAACAGCTATCACAAATCTACCAAGCACAGTGAATCCATGTATCAGAATAAAgctgtttttatatttctctcgaACACTGGCAGCGCACAGATAGTACAATATCTCACAAACATGTGGGAGAGAGGCAGGAACCGAGAGGACGCGCGATTGCAAGATTTCGAGAAATTGGTAGCAGAGGGGGCGTTCAATGAGAAGGGTGGTTTCCATCACAGTGACACTATACAGGCCAGCGTAATTGATCATTACGTGCCCTTTTTGCCTCTTGAGGAGGTGCACGTTAGAAAGTGTTTGGCAAGGTCTTTCGTTGAGCGAGGGTTTAGTCCAAAGGAGGAGATGATAGAGGAGGCGCTATCACACTTGACTTTTGGCCCTGAGCCGCATAATCTGTACTCGATGGCTGGCTGTAAGAGGATAGAGCAGAAAGTTGCTTCTATTGTATATCGTAAACAAAATGTGGAGTCTAAGGCTATTGAGAAAGACAGATTGACATAA
- the LOC105198321 gene encoding protein vav: MNRAESGDAGKGWHECASWLTRCGALRADHKANWPQATAFDLAYTLRDGVLLCNLLNIVDSGCIDMKDVNQKPQMAQFLCLRNIKVFLSVCSSVFGLSDSELFEPFMLFDLSNFHRVLCTLSALSNCPRLRRKGIPGFFVGHGRSQEDIYKDLQSAGAGREDEGRRRRFRRREGDETGGGGDNEDPVGEEDGYGAFCSHAQSEEIYQDLCSLHLPSPPSVAQSSAISGGEKRDYVIQELVETERNYTEVLSSLLRHFARPLSSLLRPEDSARIFFGIKELSEIHVGFHSQLRKARNGAALAQVFLEWREKFLIYGDYCANLTLAQNTLQECCARNEIVNQEVIRCQQEANNGKFKLRDILSVPMQRVLKYHLLLDKLVEETPREWIEDCRALTKAREVMVDVAQYINEVKRDSDTLDIINDIQASIIDWDVPEDTQLKDFGRLLRDGELKVKAHGDQRIKARYAFVFEQVVLICKAGRGDQYCYRETLRLDDYRLEDHIGRRTLGRDSRWSYQWLLVHKQAYTAYTLYARTEEQKQIWMKALQDAIDNVNPAACRNTNHKFKLTTFDVPKSCQRCGKFLKGRIFQGYKCETCRLAVHKQCIAHSGRCMPMPPSPTPPPPLPCERALTVKLWFVGEMGRDAASNKLESREDGTYMLRVRPAGQPRLKHETNYALSIKAEGTVKHIRVFKRGVFKRDVDGADLYYLSESRFFKSVVELVEYYEGASLSENFEKLDQRLLWPYRRVLARALFDFRGCEGNQLSLRRGCRVVVLSKEGDAKGWWKGKIGDKVGFFPKEYVEEE; this comes from the exons ATGAATAGGGCAGAGAGCGGGGATGCTGGTAAAGGATGGCACGAGTGTGCCAGCTGGTTGACCAGATGTGGTGCATTGCGAGCGGATCACAAGGCCAACTGGCCACAGGCAACTGCATTTGACTTGGCCTATACATTACGGGATGGTGTGTTGCTGTGCAATCTATTGAACATTGTGGATTCTGGATGCATAGACATGAAGGATGTGAATCAAAAGCCACAAATGGCACAGTTTCTATGCTTGCGCAACATAAAAGTGTTCTTATCGGTATGCTCGAGTGTCTTTGGCCTCTCCGACTCGGAGCTCTTTGAGCCGTTTATGCTATTCGACTTATCTAACTTCCATCGCGTTCTCTGCACACTCTCCGCCTTGTCCAATTGTCCACGACTGAGGCGAAAGGGTATACC tgGATTCTTTGTTGGTCATGGCAGATCACAAGAggatatttataaagatttacaaaGTGCTGGTGCAGG CCGCGAAGATGAGGGTCGCCGCAGGAGGTTTAGGAGACGGGAGGGCGACGAAACGGGCGGCGGGGGGGATAATGAGGATCCGGTTGGCGAGGAGGACGGGTACGGAGCTTTTTGCAGCCACGCGCAAAGTGAAGAGATCTACCAGGACCTCTGTAGTCTACATTTACCGTCTCCTCCATCAGTTGCGCAG AGCAGTGCCATTTCTGGAGGTGAGAAAAGGGATTACGTGATCCAAGAGCTCGTGGAGACCGAGCGAAATTACACAGAGGTTCTCAGTAGCCTACTTAGACATTTTGCCCGACCTCTGTCATCGTTACTCCGACCCGAGGATTCTGCCCGCATATTCTTCGGTATCAAAGAGCTTTCGGAGATTCATGTGGGTTTCCACAGTCAACTACGCAAAGCGCGAAATGGTGCTGCGCTCGCTCAAGTTTTCCTGGAATGGCGGGAGAAGTTCCTTATTTATGGCGATTATTGCGCAAATCTAACTCTAGCACAAAATACTCTTCAGGAATGCTGCGCGCGTAACGAAATAGTCAATCAAGAAGTTATT aGGTGCCAACAAGAAGCTAACAACGGTAAATTTAAGCTGCGCGATATACTGTCTGTGCCGATGCAAAGAGTACTCAAGTATCACTTGCTATTGGATAAGTTGGTAGAAGAAACTCCTCGTGAATGGATAGAAGACTGCCGTGCGTTGACAAAGGCGAGGGAAGTGATGGTCGATGTCGCTCAGTATATAAATGAAGTAAAACGCGATTCTGATACATTGGACATCATAAATGACATTCAAGCATCAATAATCGATTGGGATGTGCCTGAGGATACGCAGCTGAAGGATTTCGGCCGATTACTTCGTGACGGCGAGCTCAAG gtGAAAGCTCATGGCGATCAACGGATAAAGGCCCGTTATGCATTCGTATTCGAACAAGTGGTATTGATTTGCAAAGCTGGCAGAGGAGACCAATACTGTTACCGAGAAACTCTACGATTAGACGATTACAGACTGGAAGACCACATAGGACGACGAACTTTGGGTAGAGATTCGCGTTGGTCCTACCAGTGGTTACTTGTACATAAGCAGGCGTACACGGCATACACTTTATACGCGAGAACAGAAGAACAAAAGCAGATATGGATGAAGGCATTACAGGACGCGATAGATAATGTTAATCCCGCAGCCTGTCGTAATACTAATCATAAATTCAAATTGACGACATTTGATGTTCCTAAGAGCTGTCAACGATGTGGAAAATTCCTTAAGGGTCGTATATTCCAG GGCTATAAGTGTGAGACATGTCGCCTTGCCGTGCACAAACAGTGCATCGCGCACTCAGGTCGCTGTATGCCTATGCCGCCGTCGCCGAcaccaccaccgccgctacCCTGCGAACGCGCGCTCACCGTGAAACTATGGTTCGTTGGGGAGATGGGCAGAGATGCAGCTTCTAACAAACTGGAATCCCGCGAAGATGGCACCTACATGCTACGCGTTCGTCCGGCTGGACAACCTCGTCTCAAACATGAAACCAATTATGCTCTTAGTATTAA AGCGGAAGGAACAGTGAAACATATCCGAGTATTCAAGCGTGGAGTATTCAAGCGTGATGTGGATGGTGCTGATCTATACTATCTCAGCGAGTCCCGGTTCTTTAAAAGCGTCGTTGAGTTGGTCGAGTACTACGAAGGAGCGTCGCTTTCAGAGAACTTTGAAAAACTGGACCAGCGCCTATTATGGCCGTACCGGCGTGTCTTGGCCAGGGCGTTGTTTGATTTCCGTGGCTGCGAAGGCAATCAATTGAGCCTACGACGTGGTTGTCGAGTCGTGGTGCTGAGCAAGGAAGGTGATGCCAAAGGATGGTGGAAGGGTAAAATAGGTGATAAAGTAGGATTCTTTCCTAAAGAATATGTGGAGGAAGAATAG
- the LOC105198320 gene encoding deoxyribonuclease-2-alpha: protein MMFSLLCISILLLACDAANPPRCRDENNRVVDWYVLYKLPKIQESSNPIMKSGLAYLYMTSNTVDKGWQLSTKKISAKNSTPGNTLTPLYNDSEASKTLWTMYNDDPPNRPSNAKNGHTKGVVLVNEKQGFWLIHSVPNYPPIPNSGNDSRRGQHAEEENSGNSEYDYPTSGMNFGQSFLCISVDGDQFDNIGKQLMINQIVVYRNNIPSFATKYPVLSDAAKQKRNRKGPFTSKKLLKSSGGVEFTSFAKSDRWDKDLYEDFVAPTLQTDLFAETWLNGRGRLPSDCEQVKKVYNVESIEVPTIDVGFTSSRDHSKWAVAVEGKANRSWVCVGDINRADTQYTRGGGTVCFNNPKVWKNYRKSVNDVEPCPKQYKAVRV, encoded by the exons ATGATGTTTTCACTATTGTGCATAAGCATTTTATTGCTTGCTTGCGATGCGGCAAATCCTCCTCGGTGCAGGGATGAGAATAATCGAGTCGTTGATTG GTATGTACTTTATAAGTTGCCGAAGATACAGGAAAGTAGCAATCCTATAATGAAAAGTGGATTAGCGTATTTATATATGACTAGCAATACAGTCGATAAAGGTTGGCAGTTGTCTACGAAAAAAATCAGCGCGAAGAATTCTACACCGGGGAATACTTTAACACCTTTATACAATGAC TCAGAGGCATCAAAGACTCTCTGGACCATGTACAACGACGATCCGCCTAATAGACCTAGCAATGCAAAAAATGGCCACACGAAAGGTGTTGTATTGGTGAACGAAAAGCAAGGTTTCTGGTTAATACACAGCGTTCCGAATTATCCACCCATACCCAACAGTGGTAACGATTCAAGACGG GGACAACACGCGGAAGAAGAAAATTCAGGAAACTCTGAATATGATTACCCGACATCTGGAATGAATTTCGGACAAAGCTTTCTGTGTATCTCTGTAGACGGAGATCAATTTGACAATATCGGTAAACAGTTAATGATCAATCAAATAGTAGTATATAGAAACAATATCCCTTCATTCGCCACAAAGTATCCGGTGCTCTCGGACGCGGCTAAACAAAAGCGTAACAGAAAAGGACCTTTCACCAGCAAAAAGCTCTTAAAATCATCTGGCGGCGTCGAATTCACATCGTTTGCCAAGAGCGATAGGTGGGACAAAG ATTTATATGAAGATTTCGTTGCGCCTACGTTGCAAACCGATTTATTTGCCGAAACGTGGTTAAACGGACGAGGTAGACTACCATCGGACTGCGAACAAGTGAAAAA AGTGTACAACGTCGAATCCATTGAGGTGCCCACGATTGATGTTGGTTTTACGAGCAGCCGCGATCATTCAAAGTGGGCAGTGGCTGTTGAAGGTAAAGCTAACCGAAGTTGGGTCTGCGTTGGTGATATCAACCGAGCG GATACTCAATATACACGTGGTGGTGGAACTGTCTGTTTCAACAATCCAAAAGTATGGAAAAATTATCGGAAATCAGTGAATGATGTCGAACCATGTCCTAAGCAGTATAAGGCAGTTAgagtttaa